CCAGGTGAGTACGATGGTGTAACTGAGGGGGAATCATCATTCAGTGGAAAGTCTAGAGGAAAGAAAATTAAACCAaatggaaaagaggagaaaacagtgaCATGCCCCAAACCAAACCAGTGTATTTAAAGATGACAAACCTGTGATTGACTTTGAagtccactagatggcactcATCCCAAAGCAATGGCATAAATATCTCCCACCTGCTTATGTTACCCTCTAAGACTCATGGACGTGTGCCATATGGTTAATACACACTGAATATGTAGTAATGTGCTGTACATGTCCCTTGAGTAAGGGACAAACATCCAATTTCACTAGAAAAGGCATGTTGCTCTGTTGGTAGTGTTAagtttggaatttccccttgcaggatGAATAAAGACATATTGAATTGAAGTCTTAGCAGACCGCTTTGCACCCGAGTCTTAGCTCGATTTTGAGTGACATCCCATTGCTGACCTTACATCATGTGTACCATTTAAGCACAAAAGCGCAATACAGGGCTTCTTCAGAACTGCTTGTCGGTTGGCCGAATACTTTAAGAAACCCCTCCCCCTACACCTTTCTATCAGGTTCGTGGGACTATGTCCAACCATTTCTATAACTGTCCACCTTCCAGTGGAGTCATTTGGAACAACTGCAGACACTTTTGATTTCCAGCAGTTGGACAACACGTCTCACAAACTGGTTCTGATCGGCCATAAACCAACTCTTCACACTGGCAGCTTGCCAAATTGTTTTAGCTGGTTGTTTTGTCAGTTTAATCAAAAACTGTGGTGGGTAAACAACCAGCCACGATGCTGTTATACTGAAAGCCTGTAATATATGagctacatactgtatgtatgcacCTTCCTTTTCTGGGTacttaatctgtgtgtgtgtgtgtgtgtgtgtgtgtgtgtgtgtgtgtgtgtgtgtgtgtgtgtgtgtgtgtgtgtgtgtgtctgtttctttccATCTGTGCAGACTGCGGCTGCTGCCTGGGTTTCTTCCCTCAGAGGAGGCTGACTGGATGTTCAGTAAGCTGTTAGCAGAGCTTCCCTGGTCCCAGAAGACCAACTACAGACAGGGTGGGTATCAGGGGCTTAACAGAATAAGCAGTATGGAAGGGGTGAAATGTGAGCCTGTGACGCATACAGGAGCGTGAAAAGGGTTTCCCCACTGCAGCTGATTGGATGTTGGGTACATGTCTGTTCTAGTTTCATTGCAGTGCAGTGTTGAACAATTCCATCTTTGAGACATGTTTATGGAACATATGGACAGTATTTAGGGGGAGCACACCTTTGCCAAGGCTGCAAAATCCTCTAGATTTCGTATTTTAATAGAATAAGTTAGGACATTTTCAGTGTACATCTGGGTTTGCAAAGTCGTAGGTAATTGCTTGACACACATGCCTGGTTTCATTTAATTCAGGTTAATACAATATAGCAAAGCGAAAACTGCAGCCACTCTCTCCTCATACATGCATGAGTTGTGCAAAGGCTTTGTTTTGCAGGCTTTGTTTGgcattttcctttaaaaggAGAGAATAACTCACACATTGTACTCAGACTATACACAGTGAGCCTGTTGAGCTGCAGCCAGACCTTGCCTCAGAATCGGCCTTTCTCTTAGCTGGCTCTTGTCCATCTTGTGTGTTATTCTGCAATAGCcccacagcagacaaacagcacgATAAAGACAAGTGACCAAGATGATTTCCAAACACAGTGCACAGCAGCAAATTGAGTAACCTCAATCCATCACTCCTCAGACTTTGTCAACAAAGTTCACTTAATGTTTGGGTTAAAGAGGAAGTAGTGGAAAAACGATGTTAACTCTTCACCAGTCACCTCTCTTACACCCCCTGTCATTTATCCTGTCTTGTTTTAAAACTCTCTTAACTCAGTTTTTTCCAACCATTGCTCAGGGCTCTAAATTGGATCCTGTGAGTGGGTTGTGGCTTTGTTAATCTTTCCCCCCCCGGTAGCATCTTTTTATGGAGAGAGCAAGGCTTTTGAAAGTTGATAAGTAGCTACACATATTTATAAGTATTAGTTTGAGAGTCTCTGAATAATTCAGCACTATAAAAAGCGATGGCTGTTTGAAtagtttgttttggtttcaccGTGTTCTTGTACCAGAGGGCTGGCCAAAATACACTAATGACAGAGAATTGGTTCTTGGAAGAGATGTGGTTGTTCCCAGAGAAAGAGGGACACACCAGGACCAACAGtgggagacagacggagagaaacTGGATTAAGGTGTTGACCCTACCTGACATTACCTTCGGATAGAAATAGATTCTGGTGACGAAGCAGATGATTATTATACATTTGTGTTAATGCTGGAGAGGAATACATTAAGAACAAAACCGTGTCAGCTTTCTGCCCTACTTATCATTGTCATTTAGCAAAAAAGAGCCAGCTATGGAAACAGACTGGATCTATCCTCTCTAGAAGTAAAAAGTGCTGTGACCCAATAACTGATGCAATATAGAGATGGCGATGTGAGCTTTCCTGTCATGCAAACTGTCCACAGACCCTGGTCTCCATAAGGACACAGGTATTGAAAACCTGCAGGGATGGAGTTTTTGATGCTGAAAAGATACATTTTTGGTCGAAAACAGGCCCAAATATCAccttgtttctttctctcaagTCCTTGTCATTTTTAACTTAACCATGAGACACTTGTATTTTGTAAAGATGCTTTCTTAATCATTtaacctctctctttcttccagtAATGATAAGATAAAATCTGATGTTACTTAAGTTTGACCAAAACGACGAAACATATGTTGGCTTTGGCTGGACTAGATTGACTAAAATGTTCTGTATTatctgatgacaaaaaaaaaaacctaataTGTCAACAGTTTTCACTGACTAACACTACTGAAATTCCTGAGTTCCTGTTTTCTTTGACTAGGATAAAACAGAGATGCCCAGACTTCAAGTCAACTATGAAAAACCGGATGATGTTGACTAAATATGATTAATCTAACACTTGAGAAAGGACTAAGACTAATATAAAAATAGCTGAGAAAATGAACACTAAATGTCCAGACCGTGGTCTCAGCTGGTTCCTCTGAGGTGAaggtgtatttgtttgtgtgtgtgtggtgcaggtGAGGCATACGAGGAGCCCAGGCTGACGTGCTGGTATGGAGAACTTCCCTATACATACGCTTGGTCCACCATGGCTGCAAACCCACAGGTTAGAGAGAGCCGTTAACCTCCAAGCCACCAAGGCTTTGAAAGAAAGACGAGCACATTATCCACAGATTCATGCTAGATTCATCATCACCCCTCATCATGcgttgtgttttgtctgttttttgctgttgctTTCATTCTTTATACTTGCTCcatctcttcttttttcctcgTAGTGGCATCCATTGCTGGTAACCCTTCGCGAGGCGGTGGAGCAGCTGAGCGGATGCAGCTTCAATTCGCTGCTGTGTAATTTGTATCGGGACGGCCATGACAGCATCGGGTGGCACAGTGACGATGAGGCCTCGTTGGGTGCCGAGCCCACCATCGCCTCCCTCAGTCTGGGTGACACAAGAGTGTTCAGCCTCCGCAAGCAGCCTCCACTGGTCAGACGATGGAAGAAAACTTATAGATACAGCATAATAAATACGATGTTCACATCCTTCTTTGGTATATTGTGCCTCTGAACACTGAATATCTCGGTACTTAATAAAGTTGAACTGCTGTGTAAATCTTAATACAAAGAAGTAACTGTGGGTAGTGGAGAGCAGACCAGCAGAGAAGGTGAGGTAGTGACAAACTGGACACAAAGGGAAGGCTTCAGTGAGGTATTTAGACTTATCAGAGTATTTAGAGGACTGTGTGTAATTGTTGTCTGTCACTTCAAGTGTTAAAGTATACACTTCTTAGGAGGCAGGATTCATTAGTCAAGATGTAGAccagttttatttgcatttagtCTTGATTTGCAGGTGACTGAATGTGCCTTCAGCCCATTTTGAGGCCTTTTtcttgaaatgtgtttattcatgtGCCAGGATATATTaccaaatgtgtgtgcgtgtgttttaaGGTGATGATACATGATGccttcctctctttgtgtttctgtattagGAGGAGAATGGTGACTACACTTATGTGGAGCGGATTCGAATTCCTTTGGGCCACGGGACACTTCTGCTGATGGCAGGAGCCACACAAGACGACTGGCAGGTAGGCTCCACCAATCAAGTGCAAGGGCCCATGCAACCAAAATGGAGATCAAAATCAGGTGGAAATGAAAAAGTCTTTGTTGTTACGTGATGGTTGTTTTTCACACTAGACTTCTCAGAGtttgtcagtcaaacagcttTATTGTACACCTCGTTCCTTGTGTTTTATGTTATGGTTACTATAAACTTCGGAGGGCTTCCTCTGTTTATACcaaacaacaccaacaaacTTATATATTTTATCCAAACATAAATCGCATACTGGCCTTGGCAGAAAATACAGTCCAGTACCTTAAACCACATGCTTAGAAACCAGCAGCTGAATTTTATCACCCACAAGCATAGAATAATGtaactgaaatgtaaaatatctgttttaagGCTATTTAAGGCCAAATGTTTTATCTAAGGTTATGATATACACTATTTACTGGCAAAATGAAGGAAACACTCCTATAAACAGTGACAACAGCAACAATTCTGTTAAGTTTGTTAATTTAAAAGTGCccaatttaaaaaagaaatgtaacagAAACACTTGTAAGATGTCCTTAACGATGTGAAAAAGAGAAACCATGACACAAACAATTACCTCAGTTAACGtctgacatttacagtaaatagACTCCCTGCtctgttcgtgtgtgtgcatgtgtgttttgtgtgcatttgtgagTGTGTAATTGCTTCAGACTCATCACGTGAGGAGATAGACCTGTGTTGAAGGCACTTGGTTCAGGCAGCGAGGATGAATGGAGTGACCTGGAGAGAACAGCAGAGATTCAGCATAATGACAGTAATTTGTCTTTCAATCAGGAGTGACGGCCTGGTTTATACAAGTGGATGAAAGAGGATGAATAGTGCGAGTGTGCCACTGGAATATTTTATATTACATTAGTTTGAATTTAATGATGACTAAATGTTTTCAGCCTTTGGAAAAGTAGTTGAAAGCTCCACTTCTGTCTAAAATAGGTCATGCTATTTAGCTTTACTCTTTTCCAAAAGGAAGGATCGCACCGACCCATGTTCGGTTTTATTCTAAATTATAAAATTATAACTAATGAGAGAGGTGGCAGATATGAATGATTTGAGACTGTAATGCAGTGATGATGACAACAGACTGATTCTGCAGATGATGTTCAACGATTGTCATCTGATCATGCATTTTTAAGTTGTTGAATTCAGATTTGTTCTAATAATTATTATTGGCAAAGGATATAATAAAGTGGGGGGGTTATTTGTACGTTTTATGAGTATGTGACAAATGAATAAGTGTGATCTAATGatatgaatataaaacaatGGCCCATAAAAGTAGCCTTGTGGAGCTCCATATGCTGTTTGTTCTTTTGGTGATGAGCATCATTGCATTATATACTGACTCAGACATATTAACTGAACATGAACACTTGTGAAAATTGTATAATCACTGGTGTTAGTTCACAAAATCCTTAAAATCGTTGTTGCTTTGTTGCCTTGGTTTTCTGTCACAGCACCACAATAGCAAATGGTCTTTACTGTCTTGTCAGATTAATGTGTAACATCAAATTCACTTGAAATCAACATGTTTTTAGATCAGTACTGCTAGAAAGACATCATAGTTTTgactttttgtattttattcagTGCTTAAGCTTTAACAGCCTGGCTGGTCACActgaaaagagagtgaaaattaaaaggagtgagagaaaaatacaggagatgggaagaaaagagggagaactgcagagacagagagagaggtttgAGCTTAAAAGAAGGTCACAGGTGTTTTATGGCGACACCTCCCTGCGTATCTCAACAAAAGTTTCATCTCTCCTTTAAAGATCTTGCCAGAGAAAGAAGATCACACCATCCATTAATTctctctgtgtcactgcagacatAGTTCGCCTAATAAAACCTCCTGGCTCAGTTTGAGAGACTTGGAAGTGCTAAATATTTAACTAAACCTGTCAATCCTGAATCCCGCTGAAGtgcttcatttgtttgaaaaaggaTACGGGCTTATTTCTGCCTGTTCCGGACTCTTCCTTTTGCCACTACTGTGTAAAAGCAAACTTTTCACCTCCTTTTGAGATGTAGGTgagggaggagtgtgtgtgtgtgtgtgtgtgtgtgtgtgtgtgtgtgtgtgtgtgtgtgtgtgtgtgtgtgtgtgtgtgtgtgtgtgtgtgtgtgtgtgtgtgtgtgtgtgtgtgtgtgtgtgtgtgtgtgtgcgtgtgcgtgcgtgcgtgaacTCGATGGAGAAACATGAGAAACACTTTGCATCTGTGCTGCTCCAGGACACATTTAAGCACTGTTTGACTTGACCTTTACCCCACATATTATAACCATTATtctcatatttgtttgttttctaatcTCAGGTGCATGCCTTTGTGAGTCTGCAGTTTTGACCAATAAAAATAGCTTCCTCTAtctttttactttacttttgtATATTCTCCCTTTGCATTCAAAGGGAGAATCTTTCAGATCTTTCAGATCACTGCGATCGTCTGCTGCTGGGTTATTGGAGGTTCCCAGCAACAGCCGACAGGAAATCAGGGATGCAGCATTTGTCAACTACGCCCCAAAGCTACCTGTGGATATCAGGGGAACCAGCGAGCTAAATTTTTTTCGTTGAAAGATAAAAACCTAGCTCTTCAATTAACAAGCTTTCTATGCCTATTTTTCTTTTcgtttgatgttttttgatATGAAGCACTTGATGCAtgtaatttctttgttgtaaagcacttttgtgcagcttttttttgtatgaaaggtgcttaGAATCTATATTTAAAtctctacatttatttattttttttatcttttgtctgGTAAAGGACAGCCTGTACCTGCTGTCACATTCTAATCCCTGGATAAGAAATGCTAGTTTGATGACTATAGAACCAAAGCCCAAAATATAttacagatatgtacagatatATTGTCTCATGTCAGCCTCATGTTTTTGATAAGAAAAGCTAATGTCCAGCATCGTTCTTCAGTCTTAGACCAAAGCTCAAAGCCCCTACCTCATAACTTCATAGAAATCTTTACCAGCAGGTAAAGTATTtgacatgtaaatgtaaaatacatcttttatctgtctctccatctccaccagCATCAAGTGGCTAAAGAGTACCATGACCGAGGCCCACGCATCAACCTGACCTTCAGAAACATCCACGCAGAGCCAGAGGGCTACAGGCCGGGGACCAAGCTGCGATTCACAGCCAAGCAACCGTAAACTCCCCTTTAGAGGCAGGTACTAACAGTGAAGGAGGAAACTGTCAGGTGTTCAGGTACTGCGTTTCAAACATGGATCCACACAGCGCGAGGTCTGAAGGATGGAGTGTGAACAAGACTTAGTGACAGGGCCAGCAGTGTGTGAACGTTACCGTCTTTCTCAGTGAGGTTTGCAAGCAGTGCAAGACCAACAAGTCTTGCGAACACATCACTAAGTTACAGGCCACAGTATGAATAACAGCGTCTTCCATCTTAAACCGAAACTTTAAACCCAAATCCATCTGTCGCATAAACGAGCCATAATAACACCGCAGTCGTGACCACTGGTGATTGTCAGATATCATCTGGTATATTATCAGATGCTCTGGTTGCCAGCACTTGCTTTGTACTGGGAAGCTCCCAGGTGGAAATGTCAGACATGATATAAACAGGTAGCATGTCCAAAGCAATATATTTGCCCTGGTGAGGCACTTAGATTGaagcttttgtttatttttgtgttgctttgcCAAACATTTTGACCCATGTGACACGCCATGAAAAGTGTCTTCATGAAAGAGCGTTGCTGTGCGGCAAGTTGCCGTCGATGTGACTTCTGGTGAAATaccctgaaatgtaaatgatttcCTACCTTGTTAAACTTCGGGAGCTTTTCGGAGAAAACATAGTTGCTTCTAAAAGGGAAGGAACAAGTAAAGTGGCCCCTTAGGTCCATTACAGCTCCATCAGGACTGGAATATGTTAATCGTCAAGATTGGTCTGACAAGTCCCTAAAAGAAGTTATTCAGGTTTTTTAAAACATCTGATATGTTATGAACCAGAAAAGTCCATTTAAGACGTGCCTGGATGTGCGTTTGATGAATGCTGAAGACAAGGAAACAGGAAAGCACTGTGCAAGCAACAGCAAACCATGCAAATTACCTGCACACCCactgtgcaagtgtgtttttgatTGTCTGAAActtatgtttttgtttatatGAAATGACTGAAGGTACGTTGAGTAAATATTTAGTGGTAAATCAGATGGTTAGAAGCCTGAATGATCCCTCTCCGCCTTATATGTTGTAGTTTTGGACGCCAGTGAGCCCTCATGTCCTTTACCGATGTCACTGAGAGCTTGCCAAAGAGTTAGCTGCTGTTTCAATATGAATACTAGTTCTAAATTATCCTTTCTTTGGTAAATACATAAATGGAGAAAAGTGTTTCATCGTTGTAGAAATGTACAGAAGACATCATACAATGCAAACTAAATCAAGAAGGCCATGCAACTGACAACTGAGAGATGAATCAAAacagatcaaacaaaaacaaatgatcaaaCTAACCATTTTTATGGACAAATTACTTCTTATTCCAACATGACACTGACATCTACAACTGTGTGAATTTCAGAAAGTGCATGTCTTAAGAGGGAATTCACAAGACTTTTACTGCCCACATGATGAACACTAAACAGATACAAGAGGTGTACTTGATTGCTGTAGTTTTGAAATAAAGAATTACTTCTCTGAATTCTATTGTTTCCTATGTTCCAGCAAAGATGTTTGCCATTTAGACAGAATATACCTTATTATTTATACAACATTTTATATGGGGCAGGCAGGTTCAAACAGAATACCATTTTGTAAAAGGAAGTTTGTCATGAAAATATACTTCATCTGTGCATAATGTTGGCAAAATAAATGGAAGAGTGAAATGTTCTGTCCAGAATCCCTGGGACGAGAGACATTATGCAATCACTGTTGTAATTATACTCAAAGGTGTGATAAGGTTGTTTAATGGGCAACAGTTCAAGATCATTtcatgttgtggttttattcaAATTGTGTGTTACAGTGCAGTCAGGAAGGATTACAACagttatttttttgttcatttgctgTCTGGACTAACACATATACAAGGCAACCAAGTCATTACCTCAATCCCACTGattcactgttttccattttaggGGTTTTTGACTTCAGTTGGGTCTTAAGCAAGTGAAGATCAAGATGGCACATCTTGTACAGTATCAAGAGGaaagatataaaaaaaagtgttgctGTCCATGTAGTCTGTCTTGGCATTTTCTGAGATAATACAGCAAATAGTTTCACAGACAGTTTTGGGAACATACAGACTAATAACAGTTTTTTTGCAGATTCAGTCAAGCGTCAAGACACTGAGCCCACTCTTCCGCGTGATTCCTGCTGATATGTTATTTAGGCATTAGTGCACTAGCCATGTACTATCAGCTTACTGGTGCAAGTCCAATCATACCAATCACCCTCGACATAGTCTATGAATAGTTGTTTCAGTCATACGGATTGCTCCAATCTGAGGTTTTTTCGCAGAAAACGATGTTGTGGTAAATACTTAAATAGGCCGGACTCCCTCTGAAATAGGAATATTCTTTCCATATTGAAGCTTCAATGTAACAGATGTATGTTACTGTCCCTCAGAAAAGAAGAGCTGGCCGGACTGCAATTCCAATAAAGATAGTTTTCATGGGAGTTTTAATAGCCAAGACTGGCACCAAAAGCTTTACAAGAGCAAAGAAAGGCAGATGAAGTCAGGTGGAATAAAGGCTGAAGATGATTCCATGATGATATAATCAGCTTGTCGTACCACTCCCCTACCAGTCAgttgaactgatgaagcctcttggatgagtgGCGAAATGTCTTCAATTCTACAGTTACAGTGTGGTGCATACATTGATTTTAACGTACTGCAGCTGCCCTAATATGAAAGAAAAGTTTTGactgaaaattacatttgaaaaggTTGAAAGAGTATCATCTTTCACTTGAACACAACCCCTTTACAAAATCTAATATTGTATTCAAATCCAGATGCTTGCATGCTCGTCACCTCTGAATTCATGGAACCACGGTTACATCCAAATTCCTGTTGCAGTGTTGACACCGGCTGCATGATGGTTCTTGTTTCACATGCATGGCCCAAAGCGTATTTTTTACCATCTGGCATGGACGGCTGTGACAGTCTCCACCTTCACTGATGGCCAGGAAGGTGGTTCAGAGGTATATTTGTTTGATCTGCTAGCTTAGCTTTAGCAAATAATTACTGTTGCGATGAACACTGCAGACTGCGGCCAGGATCAGTGGATAGTGTCCTGAAGTCATGACATATGCAGTATGCACTGCAAACTCAAAAAAGTGGATTTATGGTTAAGTTACTCTTTAAGTTAAGGCCACCAAGGTGTTCAGTCCAAACTAAACACCACTTGACACTGACAAGACACTGTAAACTCTGCAGCCTTTACTTAACTCAATTTTCCATGTACTTTTCCATTAGTTAAGGAGTCACTGTGCCCCATTTGACTGTAGCCCTACATGCCAGCATAACCTTTTTCCAAACTCCCTGTGGGCTTGACAATAACAATCACAAACGTGACAActgttgtcttttctcttctcagtCCATTTTTACTGAGCACACAACGTTGGCCACACGTGACAGCAGAGTAGTTTGCAGGATGTATTTTTGTGGATTTGGGAACTCATACTGTGTAACAGGTCCACCTGTCACCCTTTCTCCTTGCAAGACCCTCCGTGTGTGGGTGAAGGGAGTGCATTAATGAGGAAGACCCACAGTGAGTGCAGCAGGTTGTGTAATAGGTCCGAGGCCTTTTGTTGGTGCAGTGCAGGTGAGAAATGTGCCACATGCTGTGCCTGGCTTTTACTGGCTCCTTGATGCTGAGCCTCCAGAGGCACAGACTGGGACATTTTGTACCAGAAGAGAAAATCACACCACTGAACATTCATGTTATGTCTGGGCTGAATATTTGATTTAGTTATGGGATAGCGCCGTATATTTAAAACATTGGtgctcatgtgtttgtgttttggaaaTGCCCAGTTGCAAATGTTGCACCTGCTCACTTATTACAAGTTGTTCTGGTAGCTGTTGAAATTCATAATAGTAATGATTATCATCAAAACAGGACCAAAAAAAATCTACAGGCACTTAAAATTTGTGAAGGCAGTTAAATATTCTACTGGACCCCTCCAGTCCTCATTGGACCCTAATGCACAGTGATATAACATTGTTTATTCTGctatactgtttattttctatcatccatccatccattttctatgccgcttatccctttcggggtcacgggggggccggagcctatctcggctgtcgacgggcgagaggcggcGTACcggaccggtcgcagggcacataccgtacacacaccattcacactcacactcacacctaggggcaatttagagtcaccaatcaacctaatgagcatgtttttggtctgtgggaggaagcctggagtgcctggagagaacccacgcatgcatgggaagaacatgcaaacttcacagaaaggCCCGATCAGCATACCTCAATATAATAAACCCACATAGTCTCAAAGAGAAGGCTGTTGTTTGTGAAAAATCTCCACAAATCTGCACTTGCGTGATTGGATGAAATGGAGGGAGCCATTTGATTGGCTACAGGTAATTCCCTGTtgaaaaaaagtgcatttgtgaataAGCACAATCACAAGCAGTTTGTAAATTCAGTTTCAGCCGTCTGTATGTGAATGTAAGGACATCCAAGAATGCTTTTGaggaaaatgtgtattttttttatgtctaaTACATCAATTTGAAACAAGAACCCTATATATTTGCATCAGAAATGCATTTGTGAACTTTACTTTTTTAAACGTGGATGTGTTTTAACTTTATATACAACAATAACAATTTTtttgtgcattgaaaaatattcaTGTTACTATAAATCTTTTTGTGAATCCATCAAGGTGCACACTCATTGA
This sequence is a window from Chaetodon trifascialis isolate fChaTrf1 chromosome 10, fChaTrf1.hap1, whole genome shotgun sequence. Protein-coding genes within it:
- the alkbh3 gene encoding alpha-ketoglutarate-dependent dioxygenase alkB homolog 3 isoform X1 — protein: MSDKRQRARVQGSWAKQLPKHSRQTGAVSNNQQPKSANPATVSWGCGSQKTPQTTFEFNQPTKPVRYAPPEKVIEHHFALDRQAGDYEISHGPSGVSRLRLLPGFLPSEEADWMFSKLLAELPWSQKTNYRQGEAYEEPRLTCWYGELPYTYAWSTMAANPQWHPLLVTLREAVEQLSGCSFNSLLCNLYRDGHDSIGWHSDDEASLGAEPTIASLSLGDTRVFSLRKQPPLEENGDYTYVERIRIPLGHGTLLLMAGATQDDWQHQVAKEYHDRGPRINLTFRNIHAEPEGYRPGTKLRFTAKQP
- the alkbh3 gene encoding alpha-ketoglutarate-dependent dioxygenase alkB homolog 3 isoform X2, with product MSDKRQRARVQGSWAKQLPKHSRQTGAVSNNQQPKSANPATVSWGCGSQKTPQTTFEFNQPTKPVRYAPPEKVIEQAGDYEISHGPSGVSRLRLLPGFLPSEEADWMFSKLLAELPWSQKTNYRQGEAYEEPRLTCWYGELPYTYAWSTMAANPQWHPLLVTLREAVEQLSGCSFNSLLCNLYRDGHDSIGWHSDDEASLGAEPTIASLSLGDTRVFSLRKQPPLEENGDYTYVERIRIPLGHGTLLLMAGATQDDWQHQVAKEYHDRGPRINLTFRNIHAEPEGYRPGTKLRFTAKQP